The following are encoded in a window of Methanobrevibacter ruminantium M1 genomic DNA:
- a CDS encoding U32 family peptidase, whose translation MKLPELLAPVGSAEHLKTAILSGANSIYLSGENYGARKYAENFSLPEIREAIKYAHLHNVKAYVTVNTLIKEGELKKVSEYLLQLYKMGVDAVLVQDIGLINIINKHIPKLNIHASTQMNLHNIEGIKWAYDHNIKRIVLPREIEMRELKEIVEYAHSLGIEIEIFAHGALCYSYSGHCLLSSLQGGRSGNRGRCAQPCREQYELSINKSKRISPKNEGNYLLSPRDLSLYENLDEIVNLGIDSLKIEGRMRSTDYVATVVKNYRKRLNRLRYDKTSKSLNRNINESIKKTKKGKKGRKSDLKKIEDKEKIESLKKIQKEENRNSEEELGLVFNREFTAGHLIPKNNPMIMNRKKPGHQGLYIGNIHRYNPQTEEIHILLNDNLIHIPEKGDGILIESRINRENSDERNNKSNKNNKNKQNESKSNKKDKNKKKIKRMENDENYHSIIQTYGFDISSKPVLKDSKDKHWRKREKDKDIEGKLLVIKRVRENKRIPFPLEKGSKVYLTKRNSLINEVKNLKSDKSKHMIKKSNLELYFRIDSDNYPHLKGNLKLDNGKVITLKIRGEMPWEEAIKKPITNETIKKQLMKIGDLPYYIEKITVNNNKSLFTPISGINELRREFFDKLEEEVINSYIPTDEDIKIAEENIKELSKELDRKIDLKAKVKSEQENNDLKSNAKLENKNKNSKNLSIYINSLESLKEINKINDLSNTLFNRIYLEIPPNRRLDEITKDRIENYNPNDSKELNISYCVNFLKSAINLAQDQDYELIWKLPDIAHKQSKESIVKILGILNKMNLHINIMTSLIGLDDSLKDKFKLELYGNYPLNVYNAYSVMELKNYKTLCISPELYKKNIEKLMEDYYTNKNNEGLSEMEILVHGKIEAMTTRKELISKKQLKLIDKYNKKMRRDKMDISSNEFYLKNRKDQYYPIRTSINEDNLIILNSEEFCLIDEIDYLKSIGIKNYSIDCRWKGIDYIRDIGMVYRDSLDNDDYDLGEFKEIINKHSEQLTKANFDIGLK comes from the coding sequence ATGAAATTGCCTGAATTATTAGCCCCTGTTGGAAGTGCTGAACACTTAAAGACTGCCATCTTATCTGGCGCAAACTCAATATACCTCTCTGGAGAGAACTATGGTGCTAGAAAGTATGCTGAAAACTTCTCCCTTCCCGAAATAAGAGAAGCGATCAAATATGCCCATTTGCATAATGTCAAGGCCTATGTAACAGTAAACACCCTAATCAAGGAAGGTGAACTGAAGAAAGTAAGCGAATATTTGCTCCAATTATACAAAATGGGAGTTGATGCAGTACTTGTTCAAGACATCGGACTAATAAATATAATAAACAAACATATTCCAAAACTCAATATACATGCTTCCACCCAAATGAACCTCCACAATATAGAGGGCATCAAATGGGCCTACGATCACAATATAAAAAGAATAGTCCTTCCAAGGGAAATTGAGATGAGAGAGCTTAAGGAAATAGTGGAATATGCCCATTCCTTAGGAATTGAAATAGAGATATTTGCACATGGAGCGCTATGCTATTCATATTCAGGCCATTGCCTCCTATCCTCTCTTCAAGGAGGAAGAAGCGGAAACCGCGGAAGATGCGCACAGCCCTGTAGGGAGCAATATGAACTGTCCATAAACAAAAGCAAAAGAATCAGTCCAAAGAACGAAGGAAACTATCTTTTATCCCCAAGGGACCTGTCATTATATGAAAACCTTGATGAAATCGTAAATTTAGGCATTGATAGCCTAAAGATAGAAGGGCGAATGAGAAGCACAGACTATGTGGCAACTGTAGTTAAGAACTACAGAAAAAGACTTAACAGATTAAGATACGACAAGACCTCAAAGTCATTGAATAGAAACATAAATGAATCAATCAAAAAAACCAAAAAGGGAAAGAAAGGAAGAAAATCAGACTTAAAAAAGATAGAGGATAAGGAAAAGATAGAAAGCCTTAAGAAGATTCAAAAGGAAGAAAACAGAAATTCAGAGGAAGAATTAGGACTGGTCTTCAATAGGGAGTTTACGGCAGGTCATCTTATTCCAAAAAACAATCCTATGATCATGAACAGAAAGAAACCTGGCCATCAGGGATTATATATTGGAAATATTCACAGATACAATCCTCAAACAGAAGAGATTCATATCCTATTAAATGACAATTTAATTCACATTCCCGAAAAAGGAGATGGAATATTAATAGAAAGCAGAATCAATAGAGAAAACTCTGATGAAAGAAACAATAAATCTAATAAAAACAATAAAAATAAACAAAATGAATCCAAATCAAATAAGAAAGATAAAAATAAAAAGAAAATAAAAAGGATGGAAAATGATGAAAACTATCATTCAATCATTCAGACTTATGGATTTGACATATCCTCAAAGCCTGTCCTAAAAGATTCCAAAGACAAGCATTGGAGAAAAAGGGAAAAGGACAAGGACATAGAAGGCAAACTACTTGTTATAAAAAGAGTTAGGGAGAACAAAAGAATCCCATTTCCTCTTGAGAAGGGCTCAAAGGTATACCTTACAAAGAGAAACTCCCTGATAAATGAAGTCAAGAATCTAAAAAGCGACAAGTCCAAGCATATGATAAAGAAATCCAATCTGGAACTCTACTTTAGAATAGACAGCGACAATTACCCTCACCTAAAAGGAAACCTTAAATTGGACAATGGAAAGGTAATCACCCTTAAAATAAGAGGGGAAATGCCATGGGAAGAGGCAATCAAAAAGCCTATTACAAATGAGACCATCAAAAAGCAATTGATGAAGATAGGAGACCTCCCTTATTATATCGAAAAGATTACAGTAAACAACAATAAAAGCCTATTCACACCAATAAGCGGAATAAATGAGCTTAGAAGAGAATTCTTTGACAAGCTTGAAGAGGAAGTAATTAATTCATACATTCCTACTGATGAAGATATAAAAATTGCAGAAGAAAACATTAAGGAGTTGTCTAAAGAACTGGATAGAAAGATTGATTTAAAGGCCAAAGTTAAATCAGAACAAGAAAACAATGATTTAAAATCCAATGCCAAATTGGAAAATAAGAATAAGAATTCAAAAAATCTATCCATCTACATAAATAGCCTAGAAAGCTTAAAGGAAATAAATAAAATCAATGATCTTTCAAATACTCTATTCAATAGAATCTATTTAGAAATACCGCCAAATAGAAGACTGGATGAAATTACAAAGGATAGAATAGAAAACTACAACCCAAATGACTCAAAAGAACTTAACATAAGCTACTGTGTTAACTTCCTAAAGTCTGCAATCAACTTGGCCCAAGACCAAGACTATGAACTCATATGGAAATTGCCAGACATTGCACATAAGCAATCCAAGGAATCAATAGTAAAGATATTAGGCATACTAAATAAAATGAATTTGCACATTAATATTATGACTAGTTTAATTGGATTAGACGATTCATTAAAAGATAAGTTTAAGCTAGAACTTTATGGAAATTATCCGTTAAATGTATATAATGCATATAGTGTTATGGAATTAAAAAATTATAAGACATTATGCATATCACCCGAGTTATATAAGAAGAATATTGAAAAATTAATGGAAGACTATTATACAAACAAAAACAATGAGGGATTATCTGAAATGGAAATCTTGGTTCATGGAAAGATTGAAGCCATGACCACAAGAAAGGAACTTATTTCCAAAAAACAATTGAAGCTAATCGACAAATATAATAAGAAGATGAGAAGGGATAAAATGGACATCTCTTCAAATGAGTTTTACCTAAAAAACAGAAAGGATCAATATTACCCAATAAGAACAAGCATAAATGAGGATAATCTGATTATTCTAAACTCAGAGGAGTTTTGCCTGATTGATGAGATTGATTACTTGAAGTCAATTGGAAT
- the mcm gene encoding minichromosome maintenance protein MCM, with product MSPTNKTKASLARFEEFFSTIYKDDVFEVLEKYPDERSLTVDYNDLEMFDPDLADLLIDKPDEVITTSQKAIKNIDPLMKDANLNIRFENLTNNVPLSDLLSKYIGKFVSADGIVRKTDEIRPRIEKGVFECRGCMRQQEVEQTSSSRIMEPSMCTECGGRSFRLLQEESKYIDTQSARMQEPLENLSGGTEPKQMLMVLEDDLVDELSPGDKVRITGTLKTFREEKSGKFKNYIYVNHIEPLEQEFEELHLSEEDEAKILELSQDPNIHDKIINSTAPSIRGYREVKEAIALQLFGGSVKHLEDKTRLRGDIHILIVGDPGIGKSQILKYVSKLAPRSVYTSGKGTSGAGLTAAAVRDELGGWSLEAGALVLGDQGNVCVDELDKMRSEDRSALHEALEQQTVSIAKAGIMATLNTRCSVLAAANPKFGRFDRYKTLADQIDLPSPILSRFDLTFVIEDKPNIENDRKLAQHILKIHQSESVNYEIEPDLLRKYIAYARKNINPVLTDEANKVLEDFYVSVRSAGVEEDTPVPITARQLEAIIRLAEASAKLQLKDKVEAVDAQRAITLQRKTLEQIGLDPETGQLDISRVEGGTTTSDRERMQKIEEEIKLLEQEFERAPIDTLKENMKEKYDMSPEKVETLVKKLKGKGIIFEPRNGFFNTA from the coding sequence ATGAGTCCCACTAACAAAACCAAAGCATCACTTGCAAGATTTGAAGAATTCTTCTCTACAATTTACAAGGACGATGTATTTGAAGTTCTAGAAAAATATCCTGATGAAAGGTCATTGACAGTCGATTATAACGATTTAGAAATGTTTGATCCAGATTTGGCGGATTTATTAATCGATAAGCCTGATGAAGTCATTACAACTTCACAAAAGGCTATCAAGAATATCGATCCATTGATGAAAGACGCTAATTTAAATATCAGATTCGAAAATCTTACAAACAACGTTCCATTAAGCGATCTCTTAAGTAAATACATTGGAAAGTTTGTTTCAGCAGATGGAATCGTAAGAAAAACCGATGAGATTCGCCCAAGAATTGAAAAAGGTGTTTTCGAATGCAGAGGCTGCATGAGACAACAAGAAGTTGAACAGACATCCTCAAGCCGCATAATGGAACCTTCCATGTGTACAGAATGTGGAGGAAGGTCATTCAGACTGCTTCAAGAGGAATCCAAATACATAGACACTCAAAGCGCCAGAATGCAAGAGCCTTTGGAAAACCTTTCAGGAGGAACAGAGCCTAAGCAAATGCTTATGGTATTGGAAGATGACTTGGTGGATGAATTGAGTCCAGGAGACAAGGTCAGGATTACAGGGACTTTAAAAACATTCAGAGAAGAAAAAAGCGGAAAATTCAAAAATTACATTTATGTAAATCATATTGAGCCTTTAGAACAGGAATTTGAGGAATTGCACCTTAGCGAAGAGGATGAGGCTAAAATCCTTGAATTATCCCAAGACCCTAACATACATGATAAAATCATTAACTCCACTGCACCTTCAATCAGAGGATACAGAGAGGTCAAGGAAGCGATTGCATTGCAGCTCTTTGGAGGATCTGTAAAGCACCTTGAAGACAAGACACGTTTAAGGGGAGATATCCACATCCTCATTGTCGGAGACCCTGGTATCGGTAAGTCACAGATACTTAAGTACGTATCAAAATTGGCACCAAGAAGTGTATATACAAGTGGTAAAGGCACTTCAGGTGCAGGTTTGACTGCAGCGGCAGTAAGAGATGAGCTTGGCGGCTGGTCTCTTGAAGCAGGTGCATTGGTGCTTGGGGACCAAGGTAACGTATGTGTCGACGAATTGGACAAGATGCGTTCCGAAGACCGTTCAGCCCTTCACGAGGCATTGGAACAACAGACAGTAAGTATTGCAAAGGCTGGAATCATGGCTACATTGAATACAAGATGTTCAGTTCTTGCAGCTGCAAACCCTAAATTCGGTAGATTCGACCGATATAAAACCTTAGCAGACCAAATTGACTTGCCTTCACCGATTCTTTCTCGTTTCGACCTTACCTTTGTAATTGAAGATAAGCCAAACATTGAAAACGATAGAAAACTGGCACAACACATTCTAAAGATACACCAGTCTGAAAGCGTAAACTATGAGATAGAGCCTGATCTCCTTAGAAAATATATCGCATATGCCCGTAAAAACATAAATCCAGTCCTAACCGACGAGGCAAACAAGGTATTGGAAGACTTTTATGTATCTGTAAGAAGTGCAGGGGTGGAGGAAGACACTCCAGTTCCAATTACAGCAAGACAACTTGAAGCAATCATCCGTCTAGCTGAAGCAAGCGCAAAGCTCCAATTAAAGGACAAGGTAGAGGCAGTGGATGCTCAAAGAGCAATCACATTGCAAAGGAAAACATTAGAGCAAATTGGATTAGACCCTGAAACAGGACAGTTAGATATTTCAAGAGTGGAAGGAGGAACAACAACCTCAGATAGGGAAAGAATGCAAAAGATAGAAGAGGAAATCAAGCTTCTTGAACAGGAATTCGAACGAGCTCCTATAGACACTCTTAAGGAAAACATGAAAGAGAAATATGATATGAGTCCTGAAAAGGTTGAAACTCTTGTTAAAAAACTTAAAGGAAAAGGCATCATATTTGAACCAAGAAATGGTTTCTTTAATACTGCTTAA
- a CDS encoding 60S ribosomal export protein NMD3 has translation MFCPECGATDVEMVDGICKNCYLKKFQLMEIPENITVTICKHCNAKLEEGKWKDEYIPEDEIIYRTLENNIKLNDLAENEEIELEIDQMRGTIAECYIEAVATVLGEEIVETHTPNVKIKYSVCPDCSKRNAGYYEAVIQLRADNRELKEDEIIKAEEIIGRTLDKQFKKDKLAYIPQVAKLKEGNDYYIGSLKSAKKVVEHLKEELGGKVKESPRLISEDKSTGKGLYRIWISLRLPKFEKENIIKYNDKIYRVEAIDGNRILLANLENQDSLALKWREYDSIEKMENLNGIQKAIITAKSPKSIQILDPDDFSPLDLDMNEKLEGFNIGDEIDILKIEGRIFII, from the coding sequence ATGTTTTGTCCAGAATGTGGTGCCACTGATGTTGAAATGGTAGATGGAATCTGCAAGAATTGCTATTTGAAGAAATTTCAATTGATGGAAATTCCAGAAAACATTACCGTAACCATCTGTAAACACTGTAATGCTAAATTAGAGGAAGGAAAATGGAAAGACGAATATATTCCAGAGGATGAGATTATATATCGTACCTTAGAAAACAATATTAAACTTAATGATTTAGCAGAAAATGAAGAGATTGAACTGGAAATAGACCAAATGCGAGGAACAATTGCAGAATGTTACATTGAAGCAGTGGCGACAGTTCTTGGAGAGGAAATTGTAGAAACCCATACGCCAAATGTTAAAATCAAATATTCCGTTTGTCCAGACTGCAGCAAAAGAAATGCAGGATACTATGAAGCAGTAATTCAACTTCGTGCAGACAATAGGGAACTTAAGGAAGATGAAATAATCAAAGCTGAAGAAATAATCGGCAGAACACTGGACAAGCAGTTTAAAAAAGACAAATTGGCATATATTCCACAAGTGGCTAAGCTTAAGGAAGGAAATGACTATTATATCGGTTCCTTAAAGTCAGCTAAAAAGGTTGTGGAACATCTTAAAGAGGAGCTTGGAGGAAAAGTCAAGGAATCTCCAAGGCTAATCAGCGAAGACAAGTCTACAGGAAAAGGATTATACAGAATCTGGATATCATTAAGGCTTCCTAAGTTTGAAAAAGAGAATATAATCAAGTATAATGATAAAATCTATAGGGTGGAAGCCATTGATGGAAATAGAATTCTCCTGGCCAATTTGGAAAATCAGGACTCCTTGGCATTGAAATGGAGAGAGTATGATTCAATTGAAAAGATGGAAAACCTAAATGGAATTCAAAAGGCAATCATAACTGCAAAATCTCCAAAGAGCATTCAAATCCTAGATCCAGATGACTTCAGCCCATTGGACCTTGATATGAATGAAAAATTAGAAGGCTTTAATATCGGGGATGAAATTGATATATTAAAAATAGAGGGCAGAATATTTATTATTTAA
- a CDS encoding U32 family peptidase: MTLPELLAPAGDYDILVTAVNAGADAVYISGERFGARAFAKNFTLEEIEKSVEYAHLNGVKIHVTVNTLINNFEVVDVVQYLFKLYKLGVDAVIVQDVGIIELIKTLIPGLEVHASTQMTLSDYDCILWAVENGISRIVFPREISVDKIREISEKLKSSNLNMELEVFGHGALCYCFSGNCYISSYNSGRSGNRGACAQPCRKQYKLKYKNYNVGNGFLLSTHDLAVYKGLDKIEEAGVFSLKLEGRMKSADYVGTIVNAYRHIIDGDEGDYEKDLHLVFNREFTDGYILNQSPGQVLGRESSGHEGVYIGKIIEKKGEQIKISKENKDFSINLDIGDGIGFKYKDKIKGIYIDNIKEQTDDYIILNTTRNVREGDKVLLSYSKSTHDKLKKFHNETIKQHIPLSLDIYWNEDLSLNVTGRFQIEEKGINNKNIIERFNFNYISETKFEKALNRPISKEDIEKQMLKTGDSSFYIKEMNIHGMPENTFIPIGKLNKIRRRLLEKATNLLLDYYKPSKKEVRATNKKVNQFIKEYKTYSDIDLRKEKLNLSIFVDSLELLEMTRKLPIHKYYFDPSFSFNSPEEYFEKIKDLLKEAYSIVGNSNNPNNKSKSNEDERLVLVLSSFISDEEIEKLSKIIDELKEEGISIPIMYDTPGIGKSFNTDIYGNHNLNIWNSYNVKNLSESGFKSLILSSELSHKEIKELVSKYQYIKGDKETDLNIIIQGNLEVMSSKDDFSNLNDGKDFIINSADDYAILEDKKRKKFKYKVVFDYNKHSHFINKDCLCLIEEVELIKDTGVDSVIIDTRFSSAKYSSTIISLYLQALKEDNTYDLSLLKDQIRNITLSRLNQGNFINGRLHEKDC; this comes from the coding sequence ATGACATTACCTGAATTATTAGCGCCTGCAGGAGACTATGACATTTTAGTTACTGCTGTAAATGCAGGAGCAGATGCAGTTTATATATCTGGCGAACGCTTTGGAGCAAGGGCCTTTGCCAAAAACTTCACACTTGAAGAAATTGAGAAAAGTGTAGAATATGCTCACTTAAATGGAGTAAAGATACATGTAACAGTAAACACCCTCATAAACAACTTTGAGGTTGTTGATGTTGTCCAATACCTCTTCAAACTCTACAAGCTTGGGGTAGACGCAGTTATTGTACAGGATGTGGGAATTATAGAGCTAATCAAAACCCTAATCCCTGGTCTTGAAGTTCACGCATCTACTCAAATGACCCTTAGCGACTATGACTGCATTCTTTGGGCTGTTGAGAATGGAATATCAAGAATTGTCTTTCCACGTGAGATAAGCGTGGATAAGATAAGGGAAATCAGCGAAAAGCTAAAATCCTCAAACTTAAATATGGAACTTGAAGTATTCGGCCATGGAGCACTTTGCTACTGCTTCAGCGGAAACTGCTACATCTCATCTTATAACAGCGGACGAAGTGGAAACAGGGGAGCCTGCGCACAGCCTTGCCGTAAGCAATACAAGTTAAAATACAAAAACTACAATGTAGGAAACGGATTCCTTCTTTCAACCCATGACTTGGCAGTCTATAAAGGTTTGGATAAAATAGAAGAAGCCGGAGTATTCTCCCTAAAATTAGAAGGAAGAATGAAGTCTGCAGATTATGTAGGGACAATCGTTAATGCATACAGACATATAATCGATGGAGATGAGGGGGACTATGAAAAAGACCTTCATTTAGTCTTCAATAGAGAATTTACAGATGGATATATCCTAAACCAAAGTCCAGGCCAAGTCCTAGGAAGGGAAAGCTCAGGCCACGAGGGAGTCTATATCGGAAAGATCATCGAAAAGAAAGGAGAGCAGATTAAGATTTCCAAAGAAAACAAGGACTTTTCAATAAACCTTGACATCGGTGACGGAATAGGATTCAAATATAAGGACAAAATCAAGGGAATCTATATTGACAACATTAAAGAACAGACTGACGATTATATAATCCTAAATACCACAAGAAATGTCCGTGAAGGAGATAAGGTACTCTTAAGCTATTCAAAGTCAACCCACGATAAATTAAAGAAATTCCATAATGAAACAATAAAGCAGCACATCCCATTGTCCCTAGACATATACTGGAATGAGGATTTAAGCCTAAATGTCACAGGAAGATTCCAGATAGAGGAAAAGGGAATAAACAACAAAAACATAATAGAGCGCTTTAACTTTAACTATATTTCCGAAACCAAGTTTGAAAAGGCATTGAATAGACCAATAAGCAAAGAGGATATAGAAAAGCAAATGCTAAAGACTGGAGACAGCTCATTTTATATAAAGGAAATGAACATTCATGGCATGCCTGAAAACACTTTCATACCTATTGGAAAATTAAACAAAATCAGAAGAAGGCTTCTTGAAAAAGCCACAAATCTACTGCTTGATTATTATAAGCCAAGCAAAAAAGAAGTGAGGGCTACAAATAAAAAGGTAAATCAATTTATAAAGGAATATAAAACATATAGTGACATTGATCTAAGAAAGGAAAAACTGAACCTATCAATATTTGTTGACAGCCTTGAGCTTTTGGAGATGACAAGGAAACTTCCTATTCATAAATATTATTTTGACCCATCATTCTCATTCAACAGCCCAGAAGAGTATTTTGAAAAGATTAAGGACCTATTGAAGGAAGCTTATTCAATAGTTGGCAATTCCAATAATCCAAATAATAAATCAAAATCAAATGAAGATGAAAGATTAGTTCTAGTCTTGTCTTCCTTTATTTCAGATGAAGAGATAGAAAAACTAAGCAAAATCATTGATGAGCTAAAAGAAGAAGGAATAAGCATCCCTATAATGTATGACACTCCCGGAATAGGAAAAAGCTTCAATACAGACATCTATGGAAACCACAACCTAAACATCTGGAACAGCTACAATGTCAAAAACCTCTCTGAATCTGGATTTAAAAGCCTTATCCTATCATCAGAACTCTCCCATAAGGAAATAAAGGAACTTGTATCAAAATACCAATACATTAAAGGAGACAAAGAAACCGACCTAAACATAATTATTCAAGGAAACCTTGAAGTCATGAGCAGCAAAGACGACTTTTCCAATTTAAATGATGGAAAAGACTTCATAATAAACTCTGCAGATGACTATGCAATCCTTGAGGATAAGAAAAGAAAGAAATTCAAATATAAGGTTGTATTTGACTATAATAAGCATAGCCATTTCATCAATAAGGACTGCCTATGCCTGATAGAGGAAGTGGAGCTTATAAAGGATACAGGAGTTGATTCTGTAATAATCGATACAAGATTCTCATCAGCCAAATACAGCTCTACAATAATCTCTTTATACCTGCAGGCATTAAAAGAGGACAATACTTATGACTTAAGCCTGCTAAAGGATCAAATTCGAAACATAACCCTATCCAGACTAAATCAAGGAAACTTTATAAATGGAAGGTTACATGAAAAAGACTGTTAA
- a CDS encoding tyrosine--tRNA ligase — translation MNIEEKIELIQEGTLEIIELEELKQKLEKETPIAYTGYEPSGKIHLGHAVTIMKLKQLQKLGFKIKILLADYHAFLNGKGTVEEIAETAEYNKRCFQGLGLADDTEYILGSSFQTGSEYTNDVYQLATITTLKRAKRSMDQVSRHDDNPKVASVVYPLMQTADMSALNVDIALGGMEQRKIQMLARENLPRIGKEAPVCIHTPLIHGLDGDDKMSSSKGNYIAVDDDEKTIKEKIRKSYCPQGEIEGNPMIEIADFFVFSQQDTFVIERPEKFGGNLELTKDELHTMYSEGKLHPMDLKNGITKFLIDFLKPVREFMESGE, via the coding sequence ATGAACATAGAAGAAAAAATAGAATTAATCCAAGAAGGAACACTTGAAATCATAGAACTGGAAGAATTAAAGCAAAAGCTTGAAAAAGAAACCCCAATTGCTTATACTGGATATGAACCTTCTGGAAAAATTCATTTAGGTCATGCAGTTACCATAATGAAGCTTAAGCAATTGCAAAAGTTAGGATTTAAGATAAAGATCCTTCTTGCAGACTACCATGCTTTCTTGAATGGAAAAGGAACTGTAGAAGAGATTGCAGAAACTGCAGAATACAATAAAAGGTGTTTTCAAGGTTTAGGATTAGCTGATGATACAGAATACATCTTAGGTTCATCTTTCCAAACCGGAAGCGAATATACTAATGATGTTTACCAATTAGCCACCATAACAACCTTAAAAAGAGCAAAAAGAAGTATGGATCAAGTAAGCAGACACGATGACAATCCAAAAGTTGCAAGCGTAGTCTATCCTCTCATGCAAACTGCTGATATGTCTGCATTAAATGTAGATATTGCCTTAGGAGGAATGGAGCAAAGAAAAATCCAAATGTTAGCAAGGGAAAACCTGCCTAGAATCGGAAAGGAAGCTCCTGTATGTATTCACACTCCTTTGATTCATGGTCTCGACGGCGATGACAAGATGTCCTCAAGCAAAGGAAACTATATCGCTGTGGATGATGACGAAAAGACAATCAAGGAAAAAATAAGAAAAAGCTACTGTCCGCAAGGTGAAATCGAAGGAAACCCAATGATTGAAATTGCAGACTTCTTTGTATTCTCCCAACAAGACACATTCGTCATAGAAAGACCTGAAAAATTCGGAGGAAACCTTGAATTAACAAAAGATGAACTGCATACAATGTACAGCGAAGGCAAACTTCATCCAATGGACTTAAAAAATGGAATCACTAAATTCCTCATTGATTTCTTAAAGCCAGTTAGAGAATTTATGGAATCTGGCGAATAA
- the tmk gene encoding dTMP kinase, producing MYIVLEGIDGAGKSTQINYLKGWLEDNGFKVETIVEPTDLEVGNLIRQLLTRSDATSDTMQKTLGLLFAADRLVLMDKIEKLESERTVVISDRSFYSSLVYQKPQDWIREINKFAKIPDLVLLLDLDVKKSVERCDGTDEFENEEFLTGVKENYLALSRENDNFKIIDANNGPNKVASDIKKAVAPLFDICVDCIR from the coding sequence ATGTATATCGTATTAGAAGGAATAGATGGTGCTGGAAAATCAACTCAAATAAACTATTTAAAAGGATGGCTGGAAGATAACGGCTTTAAAGTTGAAACAATTGTTGAACCTACCGATTTGGAAGTTGGAAATCTTATTCGTCAATTGTTGACTAGGTCTGATGCTACAAGTGACACTATGCAAAAGACTTTAGGCCTTCTTTTTGCAGCTGACAGACTTGTTCTTATGGATAAAATCGAAAAGCTTGAAAGTGAAAGGACTGTTGTAATAAGCGATAGGTCTTTTTATTCAAGTCTGGTATATCAAAAGCCACAGGATTGGATTCGTGAGATAAATAAGTTTGCAAAAATCCCTGATTTGGTTTTGCTCCTTGATTTGGATGTTAAAAAGTCAGTTGAAAGATGCGATGGAACTGATGAATTCGAAAATGAGGAGTTTTTAACTGGAGTTAAAGAGAATTATCTGGCATTATCTAGAGAGAATGATAATTTTAAAATCATTGATGCGAATAATGGTCCAAATAAAGTTGCATCTGATATAAAAAAAGCTGTTGCTCCTTTATTTGATATCTGTGTAGATTGCATTAGGTAG
- a CDS encoding translation initiation factor IF-2 subunit beta: MDDYENLLNRAIDQLPPEVFETKRFEPVKAYSVIQGNRTFIQNFKDVADSLNRDPQHILKYLLRELGTAGNLEGVRAILQGKFNHFLINERIDEYIEKYVICHECNRPDTKIIREDRIFILKCAACGAKAPLKPL; encoded by the coding sequence ATGGACGATTATGAAAATTTATTAAACAGAGCGATTGATCAATTACCTCCTGAAGTATTTGAAACCAAAAGGTTTGAACCAGTTAAAGCTTACTCTGTTATTCAAGGTAATAGAACATTCATTCAAAATTTCAAAGATGTTGCAGACTCATTAAATAGAGACCCTCAGCATATATTAAAATACCTGCTTAGGGAATTAGGTACAGCAGGAAACCTGGAAGGAGTAAGAGCAATCCTTCAAGGTAAGTTCAATCACTTTTTAATCAACGAAAGAATTGACGAATATATTGAAAAATACGTTATCTGTCATGAATGTAACAGGCCAGATACTAAAATCATAAGAGAAGATAGAATATTTATTTTAAAATGTGCTGCATGTGGTGCAAAAGCTCCGCTTAAACCATTATAA